A portion of the Hyalangium minutum genome contains these proteins:
- a CDS encoding glycosyltransferase family 4 protein, with the protein MRFLVAAQFVPDPNSGSAGSVLAVGQALAARGHSVEYEWLPPERGLLRHPALRRHFEVPTQQLRALARRLKSARYDVVMVSQPQAYLAYELLPSLHPRTLFVNRTHGWEHRLLQAEQRLGYEPQRPLGNRVLSKASAAMTVMACWRTARAAHGLVAPSSRCARFIHDTYGLPEGKVGFIGYGLDQDFLEWPRVEPPVRLPRLLFVGSYLARKGSRLMEEVLPRLAQRFPELEMTFVVHEGAVPEAERVYRPAFGSRLRVREWMPRTELRKLYSEHDVLLFPSLFEGFGKTWLEGMACGLCVVGFDEGGLGDLAEHGREALFCEAGDVAGWERLLVEALEHPERVAELRVRGQTRARGRTWDETAKDTEQFCERLRTERGWS; encoded by the coding sequence ATGCGCTTTCTGGTCGCTGCCCAGTTCGTCCCGGATCCCAACAGTGGCTCTGCGGGCTCCGTGTTGGCGGTGGGGCAGGCGCTGGCTGCGAGAGGACACTCCGTGGAGTACGAGTGGCTGCCGCCCGAACGGGGGCTGCTGCGCCACCCGGCGCTGCGCCGCCACTTCGAGGTGCCCACCCAACAACTCCGGGCGCTGGCCCGGCGTCTGAAGTCGGCTCGGTATGACGTGGTGATGGTGAGCCAGCCCCAGGCCTACCTGGCCTACGAGCTTCTGCCTTCGCTGCACCCGCGCACTCTCTTCGTGAATCGGACCCATGGCTGGGAGCACCGCCTGCTGCAGGCCGAGCAGCGCCTGGGCTACGAGCCGCAGCGGCCGCTGGGCAACCGCGTCCTCTCGAAGGCCAGCGCGGCGATGACGGTGATGGCGTGCTGGCGCACGGCGCGGGCGGCGCACGGGCTGGTGGCGCCCTCGTCCCGCTGTGCGCGCTTCATCCACGACACGTACGGGCTGCCCGAGGGCAAGGTGGGCTTCATCGGGTATGGGCTCGATCAGGACTTCCTGGAGTGGCCTCGGGTGGAGCCGCCCGTGCGCCTGCCGCGCCTGCTGTTCGTGGGCAGCTACCTGGCGCGCAAGGGCTCACGGCTCATGGAGGAGGTGCTGCCCCGGCTGGCACAGCGCTTCCCGGAGCTGGAGATGACCTTCGTGGTGCACGAGGGCGCTGTGCCAGAGGCGGAGCGCGTGTACCGCCCTGCCTTTGGCTCTCGGCTGCGCGTGCGCGAGTGGATGCCGAGGACCGAGCTGAGGAAGCTCTACTCCGAGCACGATGTGCTGCTGTTCCCCTCGCTCTTCGAGGGGTTCGGCAAGACGTGGCTGGAGGGCATGGCGTGCGGGCTGTGCGTGGTGGGCTTCGACGAGGGCGGGCTGGGCGATCTCGCGGAGCATGGCCGCGAAGCCCTCTTCTGCGAGGCCGGGGACGTGGCGGGCTGGGAGCGGCTGCTGGTCGAAGCGCTGGAGCACCCGGAGCGCGTGGCGGAGCTGCGCGTGCGGGGACAGACGCGCGCCCGCGGGCGCACGTGGGACGAAACGGCCAAGGACACCGAGCAGTTCTGCGAGCGGCTTCGCACCGAGCGGGGCTGGAGCTGA
- a CDS encoding acetyl-CoA carboxylase carboxyltransferase subunit alpha, whose protein sequence is MATGTGYALDFERPLIELEKKIEELKALSTSGAVDFSSEISKLEKKAKKLQTEIFSDLSRWQVVQLSRHSARPYFLDYVQRLFTDFFEMCGDRRFGEDPSIVGGFAKLDGKTVMLIGHQKGRSTKENMARNFGMPRPEGYRKALRLMELAERFEKPILTFVDTSGAYPGIGAEERGQAEAIAVNLEVMSGLKVPIISTVIGEGGSGGALAIGVGNRVLMLQNSVYSVISPEGCASILFRDSTQAEKAADALKLTAKDLLGLKVIDEVVPEPAGGAHRDHPKAAENLGKVLRKHLGELTKLKPDELVKDRYEKFRALGVFSGR, encoded by the coding sequence ATGGCGACCGGTACTGGCTACGCGCTCGATTTCGAACGCCCCCTCATCGAGCTGGAGAAGAAGATCGAGGAGCTCAAGGCTCTCTCCACCAGCGGTGCGGTGGACTTCTCTTCGGAGATCTCCAAGCTGGAGAAGAAGGCCAAGAAGCTCCAGACGGAGATCTTCAGCGACTTGTCGCGCTGGCAGGTGGTGCAGCTGTCCCGCCACAGCGCGCGGCCCTACTTCCTGGACTACGTCCAGAGGCTCTTCACCGACTTCTTCGAGATGTGCGGAGACCGGCGCTTCGGTGAGGATCCCTCCATCGTCGGCGGCTTTGCCAAGCTGGATGGCAAGACGGTGATGCTGATCGGCCACCAGAAGGGCCGCAGCACCAAGGAGAACATGGCGCGCAACTTTGGCATGCCGCGCCCCGAGGGCTACCGCAAGGCCCTGCGCCTCATGGAGCTGGCCGAGCGCTTCGAGAAGCCCATCCTCACCTTCGTGGACACCTCGGGCGCGTACCCGGGCATTGGCGCCGAGGAGCGCGGCCAGGCCGAGGCCATCGCCGTCAACCTGGAGGTCATGAGCGGCCTCAAGGTGCCCATCATCTCCACCGTCATCGGCGAGGGCGGCTCGGGCGGCGCGCTGGCCATCGGTGTGGGCAACCGCGTGCTGATGCTCCAGAACAGCGTCTACTCGGTCATCTCGCCCGAGGGCTGCGCCTCCATTCTCTTCCGCGACTCCACCCAGGCGGAGAAGGCCGCGGACGCGCTCAAGCTCACCGCCAAGGATCTGCTGGGTCTCAAGGTCATTGACGAGGTGGTGCCCGAGCCTGCGGGCGGCGCGCACCGCGACCACCCCAAGGCCGCCGAGAACCTGGGCAAGGTGCTGCGCAAGCACCTGGGCGAGCTGACGAAGCTCAAGCCGGACGAGCTGGTGAAGGACCGCTACGAGAAGTTCCGCGCGCTCGGCGTCTTCTCCGGGCGCTGA
- a CDS encoding tetratricopeptide repeat protein: MNRLPLLLLTLSLALPAAAQPPPSAKALNTEGFQLYQAGKYPEALEKFQAAVQADPKHALAQYNVAATLGVLRKQGQICQHDAYRDTILEHLTASVKLDPKRLQRAKEDADLDPIRDTVGWQKLQGRSPARAADVPELLRKVSWFGPGVGVYGTLVTLKFEDGNKVTVTKKVPQEEGEPKTETLTGTYSVKGRNVEVKLTGQKPDTGSLDTKGLLKLKTLGTFYDSPSECDA; encoded by the coding sequence ATGAACCGCCTGCCCCTGCTGCTGCTCACCCTGTCGCTGGCGCTCCCGGCGGCCGCCCAGCCCCCCCCTTCTGCCAAGGCGCTCAACACGGAAGGCTTCCAGCTGTACCAGGCGGGCAAGTACCCCGAAGCCCTGGAGAAGTTCCAGGCCGCCGTCCAGGCAGACCCGAAGCACGCGCTGGCCCAGTACAACGTGGCCGCCACGCTGGGAGTGCTTCGCAAGCAGGGGCAGATCTGCCAGCACGATGCCTACCGCGACACGATCCTGGAGCACCTCACCGCGTCGGTGAAGCTGGACCCGAAGCGGCTCCAGCGCGCCAAGGAGGACGCGGATCTGGATCCCATCCGGGACACGGTGGGCTGGCAGAAACTGCAGGGCCGCTCTCCGGCTCGGGCTGCGGACGTGCCGGAGCTCCTCCGCAAGGTGAGCTGGTTCGGCCCGGGAGTGGGCGTCTACGGAACGCTGGTGACGCTCAAGTTCGAGGACGGAAACAAGGTCACCGTGACCAAGAAGGTGCCCCAGGAGGAGGGCGAGCCCAAGACGGAGACACTCACCGGTACCTACAGCGTCAAGGGCCGCAACGTGGAGGTGAAGCTCACCGGCCAGAAGCCAGACACCGGCTCGCTCGACACCAAGGGGTTGCTGAAGCTGAAGACGCTCGGCACGTTCTACGACTCTCCGTCCGAGTGCGACGCCTGA
- a CDS encoding deoxycytidylate deaminase, protein MGQPRSSWDQYFMDIARQVATRATCDRKHVGALLVRDRTILSTGYNGSIRGLPHCDDVGHMMENGHCVATVHAEANAIIQAAKNGVSIDDATIYTTASPCWPCFKLIANSGCSRIVFGEFYRDPRIFEYAAKIGLELTGLGEAAQPPEPR, encoded by the coding sequence TTGGGCCAGCCGCGCAGCTCGTGGGATCAGTACTTCATGGACATCGCGCGCCAGGTGGCCACACGCGCCACCTGCGATCGCAAGCACGTGGGCGCACTGCTGGTGCGCGATCGCACCATCCTCTCCACCGGCTACAACGGCTCCATCCGCGGCCTGCCGCACTGTGATGACGTGGGCCACATGATGGAGAACGGCCACTGCGTGGCCACCGTCCATGCCGAGGCCAACGCCATCATCCAGGCCGCCAAGAACGGTGTGAGCATCGACGACGCCACCATCTACACCACCGCCAGTCCCTGCTGGCCCTGCTTCAAGCTGATCGCCAACAGCGGCTGCTCCCGCATCGTCTTCGGCGAGTTCTACCGGGACCCGCGCATCTTCGAGTACGCCGCCAAGATCGGCTTGGAGCTCACCGGGCTCGGCGAGGCCGCTCAGCCACCCGAGCCGCGCTGA
- a CDS encoding DUF2019 domain-containing protein, with protein sequence MALTDLVEQFAQHVAAQTDAIWQGDSKLGNKHAKQYIAAFDKLRARGDAGRDALAALLTHPRMDVRVKAAAYLLRHCTGEAMRVLEDAAKGEGMIPFIASQVLQNWNEGTWNLDPGP encoded by the coding sequence ATGGCGTTGACAGATCTCGTAGAGCAGTTCGCCCAACACGTCGCCGCACAAACAGATGCCATCTGGCAAGGGGACTCCAAGCTCGGCAACAAGCACGCCAAGCAATACATCGCCGCCTTCGACAAGCTCCGAGCACGCGGCGACGCCGGACGCGACGCACTGGCGGCCTTGTTGACTCATCCGCGAATGGACGTCCGGGTCAAGGCTGCGGCGTACCTGCTGCGCCATTGCACGGGCGAAGCCATGCGTGTCTTGGAGGACGCCGCGAAGGGTGAGGGAATGATCCCCTTCATCGCCTCCCAGGTTTTGCAGAATTGGAACGAGGGTACCTGGAACTTGGATCCGGGACCTTGA
- the cmk gene encoding (d)CMP kinase, producing MRPFIVAIDGPAGAGKSTVSKLLARRLGFALVDTGAIYRCVALMAKRESIASDDDARLGELLGRIHIHFQVVGEENRVFLDGQDVSSEIRTPEISMGASQVSSRPVVRAGLLALQRRLALEAEKGAILEGRDIGTVVFPDADAKFFLEASSEVRARRRYEELFQKGVESTLEQVLTDQTQRDKDDSARAVAPLKAAEDAVRLDSSATPLSEVVQTLETDILRRLAQRQG from the coding sequence GTGAGACCGTTCATCGTCGCCATCGACGGGCCTGCCGGGGCCGGCAAGTCCACCGTGTCCAAGCTGTTGGCCCGCAGGCTCGGGTTCGCCCTGGTGGACACCGGTGCCATCTACCGCTGCGTGGCGCTGATGGCGAAGCGCGAGAGCATTGCCTCGGATGACGACGCGCGGCTGGGCGAGCTGCTCGGCCGCATCCACATCCACTTCCAGGTGGTGGGCGAGGAGAACCGCGTCTTCCTGGATGGGCAGGACGTGTCCTCGGAGATCCGCACGCCGGAGATCTCCATGGGCGCCTCGCAGGTCTCCAGCCGCCCGGTGGTGCGCGCGGGCCTGCTGGCACTGCAGCGGCGGCTCGCGCTGGAGGCGGAGAAGGGCGCCATCCTCGAGGGCCGCGACATCGGCACCGTGGTGTTCCCGGACGCGGACGCCAAGTTCTTCCTGGAGGCCTCGTCCGAGGTGCGTGCCCGGCGCCGCTACGAGGAGCTGTTCCAGAAGGGCGTGGAGAGCACCCTGGAGCAGGTGCTGACCGACCAGACCCAGCGCGACAAGGATGACTCGGCCCGCGCCGTGGCCCCGCTCAAGGCCGCTGAGGACGCCGTGCGCCTGGACTCCAGCGCCACGCCGCTCTCCGAGGTGGTGCAGACACTGGAGACCGACATCCTCCGCCGCTTGGCTCAGCGTCAGGGCTAG
- the msrA gene encoding peptide-methionine (S)-S-oxide reductase MsrA yields MTSRFPRLTLLALAVTLAGAGALASSPANPAPPKKEAAPAKKEEPKQATALFAGGCFWSMESAFDKLPGVISATSGYTGGTKANPTYDEVSSDSTGHAEAVQIVYDPSKVTYAQLLQVYWHNVDPLTPNAQFCDHGSQYRSAIFFQDAEQQRLAEESKRQLEASGRFKKPIVTQLVAASTFYPAEDYHQDYAQKNPVRYRYYRSGCGRDARLKELWGDDAPKH; encoded by the coding sequence ATGACTTCCCGCTTCCCTCGTCTCACCCTGCTCGCCCTGGCTGTCACCCTGGCTGGAGCCGGAGCGCTCGCCTCCAGCCCCGCCAACCCCGCGCCTCCGAAGAAGGAGGCCGCGCCCGCCAAGAAGGAGGAGCCCAAGCAAGCCACCGCCCTCTTCGCGGGCGGCTGCTTCTGGAGCATGGAGAGCGCCTTCGACAAGCTCCCCGGGGTGATCTCGGCGACGTCGGGCTACACGGGCGGAACGAAGGCGAACCCCACCTACGACGAGGTCTCCAGCGACAGCACCGGCCATGCCGAGGCTGTCCAGATCGTCTACGACCCCAGCAAGGTCACCTACGCCCAGCTACTCCAGGTCTACTGGCACAACGTGGACCCGCTCACGCCCAACGCGCAATTCTGTGATCACGGCTCGCAGTACCGCTCCGCCATCTTCTTCCAAGATGCGGAGCAGCAGCGGCTCGCCGAGGAGTCCAAGCGCCAGCTCGAGGCGTCGGGCCGCTTCAAGAAGCCCATCGTCACTCAGCTCGTGGCTGCTTCGACCTTCTACCCGGCCGAGGACTACCACCAGGACTACGCCCAGAAGAACCCGGTGCGTTATCGCTACTACCGCTCCGGCTGTGGCCGCGACGCGCGCCTCAAGGAACTCTGGGGCGACGACGCGCCGAAGCACTGA
- a CDS encoding S1 family peptidase produces MNRFLLGAPALFAVLSCASASPSSPPAPVAEAPAVKAPVERQMAAVARPSRKQVVRGILPSTVRMLVTENGKTRRTASGVVIGTERTEKGVMSYVITNAHAVGMDDLKSPRMVITQERQGELSEYPVEVAVVGQVPEMDLALLRVPGVELTPAQLAEDAELELGEDVVVAACPFGKSTSLSGGMLSQVEWDSQAKVPKMVKTDAPIGYGASGGGIFSLETGKLLAIVEGYRTAKVGFAVANEDYSFDVPMPGETFAAPSSKVRKFLQAQGFARLLERASEGGVGQTAQR; encoded by the coding sequence ATGAACCGGTTTCTCCTCGGGGCCCCCGCCCTGTTCGCTGTCCTGTCGTGCGCCAGCGCTTCTCCGTCGTCTCCTCCCGCGCCCGTAGCGGAGGCTCCGGCGGTCAAGGCTCCCGTGGAGCGGCAGATGGCGGCGGTGGCGAGGCCGTCGCGCAAGCAGGTGGTGCGGGGGATTCTGCCGAGCACGGTGCGCATGCTGGTGACGGAGAACGGCAAGACGCGGCGCACGGCCTCGGGGGTGGTGATCGGCACCGAGCGCACGGAGAAGGGCGTGATGAGCTACGTCATCACCAACGCGCACGCGGTGGGCATGGACGATCTGAAGAGCCCGCGCATGGTCATCACCCAGGAGCGGCAGGGCGAGCTCTCGGAGTATCCGGTGGAGGTGGCGGTGGTGGGACAGGTGCCGGAGATGGATCTGGCGCTGCTGCGGGTGCCGGGGGTGGAGCTGACGCCGGCGCAGCTGGCGGAGGACGCGGAGCTGGAGCTGGGCGAGGACGTGGTGGTGGCGGCGTGCCCGTTCGGCAAGTCGACGTCGCTGTCGGGCGGGATGTTGTCGCAGGTGGAGTGGGACTCCCAGGCGAAGGTCCCGAAGATGGTGAAGACGGACGCGCCGATCGGGTACGGGGCGTCGGGCGGCGGCATCTTCAGCCTGGAGACGGGCAAGCTGCTGGCGATCGTCGAGGGCTACCGGACGGCGAAGGTGGGCTTCGCGGTGGCGAACGAGGACTACAGCTTCGACGTGCCGATGCCGGGCGAGACGTTCGCGGCGCCAAGCTCGAAGGTGCGCAAGTTCCTCCAGGCCCAGGGCTTCGCCCGGTTGCTGGAGCGCGCCTCCGAGGGCGGCGTCGGGCAGACGGCGCAGAGGTAA
- a CDS encoding sensor histidine kinase, which yields MVTSTAVTSVPAVQESSDPVVGAARYSAVPTLMDSLLHDVRNPLNALSINLEVLSEKLKGETGEVPPSQAKNIKAMRDQIQRVDGILRQFADFIVFRGSTGGEVVLSELAKRSLDVIAHESRRRRLKLNVAIEPDLRVKLQDTSEVSFFLIQSLLRAFGRSEASTEVTVAVRAEGSQAVLEVKDSAGSAPESAPDIIAALGLRCAQLGVEFQVRGDVCRFIFARV from the coding sequence GTGGTTACGTCCACGGCTGTGACCAGTGTGCCCGCAGTGCAAGAGTCGTCCGACCCTGTCGTCGGGGCGGCTCGCTACAGCGCTGTTCCCACCTTGATGGACAGCCTGCTGCACGACGTGCGCAACCCGCTCAACGCACTCTCCATCAACCTCGAGGTCCTCTCCGAGAAGCTCAAGGGCGAGACGGGGGAGGTGCCTCCCTCGCAGGCGAAGAACATCAAGGCCATGCGCGATCAGATCCAGCGCGTGGACGGCATCCTGCGCCAGTTCGCCGACTTCATCGTCTTCCGCGGGAGCACTGGGGGCGAGGTGGTGTTGTCCGAGCTGGCCAAGCGCTCACTGGACGTGATTGCGCACGAGAGCCGGCGCCGGCGCCTCAAGCTGAACGTCGCGATCGAGCCGGATCTGCGCGTGAAGCTGCAGGACACCAGCGAGGTGAGCTTCTTCCTGATCCAGTCGTTGCTGCGCGCCTTCGGGCGCTCGGAGGCGAGCACCGAGGTCACCGTGGCTGTCCGGGCCGAGGGCTCGCAGGCGGTGCTCGAGGTGAAGGACTCGGCGGGCTCTGCTCCGGAGTCGGCACCGGACATCATCGCTGCCCTGGGCCTGCGCTGTGCGCAGCTGGGAGTCGAGTTCCAGGTCCGAGGGGACGTCTGCCGCTTCATTTTTGCGCGCGTCTGA
- a CDS encoding ArsA family ATPase — MSDARVLHFFGGKGGVGKSTLAAAYALNLAEEAPKEKVLLVSLDPARTLSDLVKKKLTAKPSKLVAGKGEGGLYAAELEPAALIKPFAAKYVPALEKAAAKGSVLSDEDLGKLFAQAVPGLEELVSFFQVLELLEAKEFDRIVVDTSPTSHTLRLFDLPQGLRKFLGIVRTGTDKPASSGKGKKEPAPTPAEGTFLDEVAGKAERLLALIKDGTRSAFHLVALAEPVPEAQTRMYFAQLRERAIPVTEILVNQVEEKGGCPACQGRRGLQAPHVRKFQALDKAVPVQLIAKRELAPRGLDGIKKFAKEWIGGKETKALEFSAAEGPPALVRAPSMPPIAAPPLPPTRLIFFVGQGGVGKSSCAAAAAVTLTEKEGPVLLISTDPAHSLSDVLQSRLTDTETQVKGTKGLYARELDVNGWFTALRKRLKEKAEKGFEGAPKSGDVPADLAALRNLLECAPPGIDELAALSCLTDALVQERFKRIVVDPAPMITSMRVVELAETAKTWLGALHAILSKYKTKGLGELADDVAAQLKHVKRFEEALASPNESRFVVVTRGEDLAASRTERLVEYLQAKKLQVERVLVNRVGPKSTCPKCENRRKLELNAAKAIEKKIGLPVTMAPALGRHPAGLRELKAFRTAWYALSAPVKIKAA; from the coding sequence ATGAGTGATGCGCGAGTTCTCCACTTCTTCGGCGGCAAAGGCGGTGTTGGAAAGAGCACGCTGGCCGCAGCCTATGCGTTGAATCTTGCCGAGGAAGCGCCCAAGGAGAAAGTGCTCCTCGTCTCCCTGGATCCGGCTCGAACGCTGTCCGATCTGGTGAAGAAGAAGCTGACGGCGAAGCCCTCGAAGCTGGTGGCTGGCAAGGGCGAAGGGGGCCTGTACGCGGCGGAGTTGGAGCCCGCGGCCCTGATCAAGCCGTTCGCCGCCAAGTACGTCCCCGCTCTGGAGAAGGCCGCCGCCAAGGGCTCTGTGCTGTCGGATGAAGATCTCGGCAAGCTCTTTGCCCAGGCCGTACCGGGGCTCGAGGAGTTGGTGAGCTTCTTCCAGGTGCTGGAACTGCTGGAGGCCAAGGAGTTCGACCGGATCGTCGTCGACACCTCGCCCACCAGCCACACGCTGCGCCTGTTCGACTTGCCCCAGGGCCTGCGCAAGTTCCTGGGCATCGTGAGGACGGGCACGGACAAGCCCGCCTCCAGCGGCAAGGGCAAGAAGGAGCCCGCGCCGACTCCGGCCGAGGGCACGTTCCTGGATGAAGTCGCTGGCAAGGCGGAGCGGCTGCTGGCGCTCATCAAGGACGGGACGCGCTCGGCGTTCCACCTCGTGGCGCTGGCCGAGCCGGTGCCCGAGGCGCAGACGCGCATGTACTTCGCGCAGCTTCGCGAGCGCGCCATCCCGGTGACGGAGATCCTTGTCAACCAGGTGGAGGAGAAGGGCGGCTGTCCCGCGTGCCAGGGCCGCCGCGGCCTCCAGGCCCCTCACGTGCGCAAGTTCCAGGCGCTGGACAAGGCCGTCCCCGTGCAGCTCATCGCCAAGCGCGAGCTGGCGCCGCGCGGGCTGGATGGGATCAAGAAGTTCGCCAAGGAGTGGATTGGAGGCAAGGAGACCAAGGCGCTGGAGTTCTCCGCCGCCGAGGGGCCTCCGGCGCTGGTACGCGCGCCCTCCATGCCTCCGATTGCCGCGCCGCCGCTGCCTCCCACGCGCCTGATCTTCTTCGTGGGGCAGGGTGGGGTGGGCAAGAGCTCCTGCGCCGCCGCGGCTGCAGTGACGCTGACGGAGAAGGAGGGGCCCGTGCTCCTCATCTCCACGGATCCGGCGCACTCGCTGTCGGACGTGCTCCAGAGCCGCCTGACGGACACCGAGACGCAGGTGAAGGGCACCAAGGGCCTCTACGCCCGCGAGCTGGACGTGAACGGCTGGTTCACCGCCCTGCGCAAGCGCCTCAAGGAGAAGGCCGAGAAGGGCTTCGAGGGCGCGCCGAAGAGCGGCGACGTGCCGGCCGACCTGGCCGCGCTGCGCAACCTGCTGGAGTGCGCGCCTCCGGGCATCGATGAGCTGGCCGCGCTGTCGTGCCTGACGGACGCGCTGGTCCAGGAGCGCTTCAAGCGCATCGTCGTGGATCCCGCGCCGATGATCACCTCCATGCGCGTGGTGGAGCTGGCCGAGACCGCGAAGACGTGGCTGGGCGCGCTGCACGCCATCCTGTCCAAGTACAAGACCAAGGGCCTGGGCGAGCTGGCCGATGACGTGGCCGCGCAGCTCAAGCACGTGAAGCGCTTCGAGGAGGCGCTGGCCTCGCCCAACGAGTCCCGCTTCGTTGTCGTCACGCGCGGCGAGGATCTCGCGGCTTCGCGCACCGAGCGGCTGGTGGAGTACCTCCAGGCGAAGAAGCTCCAGGTGGAGCGCGTGCTCGTCAACCGCGTGGGCCCCAAGTCCACCTGCCCCAAGTGCGAGAACCGCCGCAAGCTGGAGCTCAACGCGGCCAAGGCCATCGAGAAGAAGATCGGCCTGCCTGTGACCATGGCTCCGGCGCTCGGCCGTCACCCCGCCGGCCTGCGCGAGCTGAAGGCCTTCCGCACCGCGTGGTACGCGCTGTCCGCGCCGGTGAAGATCAAGGCGGCCTGA
- the nla6 gene encoding enhancer binding protein Nla6, translating into MGSARILAVDDERATCEALAEMLSSWGHKVEVAFDGHDALRKAGEFRPDVVLSDLAMPETDGLWLMRQLREELPDCPVVFLTGRGTIDAAVGAIKEGAYDFIEKPLNIARLKVCIERALEKKETQREVQTLRRRLKQLGQQDLISTSGAMRKVGELIEKVAPSKASVAISGESGTGKEVVARAIHNLSLRREKPFIAINCASIPATLIESEFFGHERGAFTGADQRRPGVFEMAHGGTLFLDELGEIPIELQAKLLRVLEEGRLRRLGGKVEIEVDVRVLCATNRDLKQEIKNQRFREDLYFRLNVFQVHLPPLRERREDIPILVQHFVEKFGGDSAKRVTGVHPEAMEVLKAHDWPGNIRELRNAVERAVILCDGELITREHLPPDMAGKSPERHTFRLPYGLSLDAVEREYILGSLQRNGNNKARTAEILGVSEKTLYNKLNRYAAEARQQGSVTDGLVKAAGGGGAGGSGEVDAR; encoded by the coding sequence TTGGGCAGCGCACGAATTCTGGCCGTGGATGACGAACGCGCGACGTGCGAGGCGCTGGCAGAAATGCTCAGCTCCTGGGGGCACAAAGTCGAGGTGGCGTTCGACGGGCACGATGCCCTGCGCAAGGCGGGCGAGTTCCGTCCGGACGTGGTCCTGTCGGATCTGGCCATGCCGGAGACGGACGGGCTCTGGTTGATGCGTCAGCTGCGGGAGGAGCTGCCGGACTGCCCGGTCGTCTTCCTCACCGGCCGAGGCACCATCGACGCCGCCGTGGGCGCAATCAAGGAGGGCGCGTACGACTTCATCGAGAAGCCGCTGAACATCGCGCGCCTGAAGGTCTGCATCGAGCGGGCCTTGGAGAAGAAGGAGACGCAGCGCGAGGTACAGACGCTGCGGCGCCGCCTCAAGCAGCTGGGGCAGCAGGATCTGATCTCCACCTCGGGCGCCATGCGCAAGGTGGGCGAGCTGATCGAGAAGGTGGCTCCCTCCAAGGCCAGCGTCGCCATCTCCGGCGAGTCCGGCACCGGTAAGGAAGTGGTGGCTCGCGCCATCCACAACCTGTCGCTGCGCCGCGAGAAGCCCTTCATCGCCATCAACTGCGCGTCCATCCCCGCCACGCTGATCGAGTCCGAGTTCTTCGGCCACGAGCGCGGCGCCTTCACGGGTGCGGATCAGCGCCGCCCGGGCGTCTTCGAGATGGCCCACGGCGGCACGCTCTTCCTGGACGAGCTCGGTGAGATTCCCATCGAGCTGCAGGCCAAGCTGCTGCGCGTGCTGGAAGAGGGGCGGCTGCGCCGGCTGGGCGGCAAGGTGGAGATCGAGGTGGACGTGCGCGTGCTGTGCGCCACGAACCGCGACCTGAAGCAGGAGATCAAGAACCAGCGCTTCCGCGAGGATCTCTACTTCCGCCTCAACGTGTTCCAGGTGCACCTGCCGCCGCTGCGTGAGCGCCGGGAGGACATCCCCATCCTCGTGCAGCACTTCGTGGAGAAGTTCGGCGGGGACTCGGCCAAGCGCGTGACGGGAGTGCACCCGGAGGCCATGGAGGTGCTCAAGGCGCACGACTGGCCGGGCAACATCCGTGAGTTGCGCAATGCCGTGGAGCGCGCCGTCATCCTCTGTGACGGCGAGCTGATCACCCGCGAGCATCTGCCCCCCGACATGGCGGGCAAGAGCCCGGAGCGCCACACCTTCCGGCTGCCCTACGGCCTGTCCCTGGACGCGGTGGAGCGCGAGTACATCCTCGGCAGCCTGCAGCGGAACGGGAACAACAAGGCCCGCACCGCTGAGATCCTGGGGGTGTCTGAAAAGACCCTCTACAACAAGCTCAACCGCTACGCCGCTGAGGCCCGCCAGCAGGGCTCCGTGACCGATGGCCTGGTGAAGGCCGCCGGCGGCGGTGGGGCCGGGGGATCTGGCGAGGTCGACGCCCGGTAG